One Spirochaeta africana DSM 8902 genomic window carries:
- a CDS encoding plasmid mobilization protein, whose translation MSKTITVRLDDTEYEIFKRAADGQKRTISNYVAYATLNYTVNETLVDDAEMTEIMEHANELQAGLADIAAGRYTIIDQV comes from the coding sequence ATGTCCAAGACCATTACCGTACGACTTGATGATACCGAGTATGAAATTTTTAAAAGAGCCGCCGATGGCCAGAAGCGAACCATCTCCAACTATGTGGCATACGCGACCCTGAACTACACAGTGAATGAAACCCTGGTAGATGACGCCGAAATGACCGAGATAATGGAGCATGCAAACGAACTCCAGGCAGGTTTGGCAGATATCGCTGCAGGAAGGTACACCATCATTGACCAGGTATAG
- a CDS encoding Hsp20/alpha crystallin family protein: MRNWLRPRAETRTEKDGSIVLDLEMPGVSRDDLGIEVEGTTLTITGARKPVADEQHYLVRERRYGDFCRTYNLGQQIDAEKIQADLEDGILRLTLPIREQARPRKIEIAAK; encoded by the coding sequence ATGCGAAACTGGCTGCGACCACGGGCTGAGACCCGTACAGAAAAGGATGGAAGCATTGTACTGGACCTGGAGATGCCGGGGGTTTCCCGGGATGATCTGGGTATCGAGGTAGAGGGCACGACCCTCACGATTACCGGGGCCCGCAAACCGGTGGCCGATGAGCAGCATTATCTGGTGCGCGAGCGGCGCTACGGGGATTTCTGTCGGACCTATAATCTGGGCCAGCAGATTGATGCAGAGAAGATCCAGGCCGATCTTGAGGACGGGATTCTGCGTCTGACCCTGCCGATTCGCGAGCAGGCCAGGCCGCGCAAGATCGAGATTGCGGCCAAGTAG
- a CDS encoding InlB B-repeat-containing protein: MARGLISVLAGLCIGLVLSCSPADIWQSDIRSYVEDGMSAVLLERWQISSAGMVRAHSVPEHENDLHLRLINPRNLPLELELVAADPELYEGGAEPHIEYYDTHNVYINLHPALAAENTTLRLTLHVSSPQVAREFPPIELNLPSRFPDSSIEVAIDIANPDAHVLSFDPTITQVDVGSEPISIAPQTPSDLVNNDEDWEWYVNGAGPYGNGSSFDFTPINAGDYIISASVTLDGIRYSGEMLIRVVHPGSTTYAIFYDANGGSDAPEYQPNIEANTSVFLSGDKPTRAGYEFTGWKKQGTETTYQAGEDFPMPSYNVVLVAQWEPIVLEVTELNVRPAVGMAQVFWTDPDSPLLDYIRVVVTGGEDLPDVIAVPGEETAMLHGLSAGVDYTITVYAHYTTGDAEAVTAPLNTPTEPYHIGGPGPAGGYIFYINANYEADGWKYLEAAGSGWTDIQVPWGPIGIHETSEAIGSGLENTRKIVEKASDINPESAIGRVTTLNLNFYKDWFLPSQLELVALYQVYVDSEFDVGDFNTGEYWTSTEDTTVEGFEESAAETVRFSNGDEYSFLKTEDYRFRPVRRF; this comes from the coding sequence ATGGCGCGAGGATTAATATCGGTACTCGCCGGCCTGTGCATCGGGCTGGTGCTCTCCTGTTCCCCGGCGGATATCTGGCAGTCCGATATCCGCTCCTACGTAGAGGACGGCATGTCCGCCGTGCTGCTGGAGCGCTGGCAGATATCGTCTGCCGGCATGGTGCGCGCCCACAGCGTACCCGAGCACGAAAACGATCTGCATCTGCGCCTTATCAACCCGCGCAACCTCCCCCTGGAGCTTGAACTGGTAGCTGCCGATCCGGAACTCTATGAGGGTGGGGCGGAGCCACATATCGAATATTACGATACCCACAATGTGTACATCAATCTTCACCCTGCCCTGGCAGCCGAAAATACCACACTGCGCCTCACCCTGCATGTCTCATCCCCCCAGGTTGCCCGGGAGTTTCCACCCATCGAGCTGAACCTGCCCAGCCGCTTTCCGGATTCCTCCATCGAGGTAGCCATCGACATCGCCAACCCCGACGCCCATGTACTGAGCTTTGATCCGACCATTACCCAGGTAGATGTTGGCTCAGAACCGATATCGATTGCTCCGCAGACGCCAAGCGATCTTGTCAATAACGACGAAGATTGGGAATGGTATGTAAATGGTGCCGGTCCCTATGGTAACGGCAGCAGCTTCGATTTCACTCCCATTAACGCCGGCGACTACATCATCAGCGCCTCTGTAACCCTGGATGGCATCCGCTACTCCGGCGAGATGCTGATTCGCGTCGTGCATCCCGGCAGCACTACCTATGCGATTTTTTACGATGCCAATGGGGGGAGCGACGCACCCGAGTATCAGCCGAACATTGAAGCGAATACTTCAGTATTTCTTTCTGGGGATAAGCCGACACGGGCTGGCTATGAGTTTACCGGCTGGAAAAAACAGGGAACTGAAACTACATATCAAGCAGGAGAGGATTTTCCCATGCCTTCCTACAATGTGGTCCTGGTAGCCCAGTGGGAACCGATCGTTCTGGAAGTGACCGAGCTGAACGTACGTCCTGCTGTCGGCATGGCCCAGGTTTTCTGGACCGACCCCGACTCGCCCCTGCTGGATTATATCAGGGTAGTTGTTACGGGGGGGGAAGACTTACCCGACGTCATCGCCGTCCCCGGCGAGGAGACCGCCATGCTGCACGGACTCAGTGCGGGCGTTGACTACACGATTACCGTCTATGCCCACTATACCACCGGTGACGCAGAAGCAGTGACAGCCCCGCTCAACACCCCGACCGAACCCTACCACATCGGCGGCCCTGGTCCGGCTGGGGGGTATATCTTTTATATCAATGCGAATTATGAGGCTGACGGGTGGAAATATCTGGAGGCGGCGGGATCAGGGTGGACAGATATTCAGGTGCCCTGGGGGCCAATTGGAATTCATGAGACCAGTGAGGCAATCGGTAGTGGATTGGAAAACACTCGAAAGATTGTGGAAAAAGCATCTGATATTAATCCGGAATCTGCAATCGGAAGGGTCACAACACTAAATCTAAACTTTTATAAAGATTGGTTTTTGCCATCGCAGCTTGAACTGGTAGCTCTGTACCAAGTATATGTAGATTCAGAGTTCGATGTAGGAGACTTCAATACAGGGGAATATTGGACAAGCACAGAAGATACTACTGTGGAGGGATTTGAAGAATCTGCTGCTGAAACGGTTCGTTTTTCCAACGGAGATGAGTATTCATTTTTGAAAACAGAGGACTATAGATTCCGCCCTGTCCGCAGGTTTTAG
- a CDS encoding type II toxin-antitoxin system RelE family toxin, translated as MQTNSRQVWQISLQEGTPSLTRYRIAETATFRKKIGTQKYKSLYKKIHEYVYPLLRTNPFFGPNIKKLKGEYKDVYRYRIGNYRFFYTIDEDTVIVFIIDIAARKDAYR; from the coding sequence ATGCAAACGAACTCCAGGCAGGTTTGGCAGATATCGCTGCAGGAAGGTACACCATCATTGACCAGGTATAGGATAGCTGAAACTGCAACTTTCAGAAAGAAAATCGGGACGCAAAAATATAAATCTCTGTACAAAAAAATACATGAGTATGTGTATCCACTTCTCAGAACCAACCCGTTTTTCGGACCCAATATAAAGAAACTCAAGGGTGAGTATAAGGATGTATACAGATATCGTATCGGGAACTACCGGTTTTTTTATACGATAGACGAAGACACAGTGATTGTATTCATTATCGATATTGCAGCCAGAAAGGATGCCTACAGGTAG
- a CDS encoding InlB B-repeat-containing protein: MQHIKHHIAVLTAVLLLLVGCSSPFGESAGESQTGVRVRLQASGNSGAGSRTVLPDIGEQNLTWQVTMTRDEDELERTATGTGGAVTLTDLPPGTYDIVVKGRNSSDEVVATGDENGIVVQLGQMEEINVQVALVSGDPGSFSLTVEFPASLEIDSIYAVLEPQGGGDVHEFTVDSFTSDGSTRLAILQHGDLGAGMYHLFMNFLNTDNETVSIFIEAITIINGLHSDRWVGPDGQLLDRRSFSTSDFQNTNSQLGGLEVFGGILDQPFDPGITEYNLISVGSDVHLVSYYGDAGQRLTKESNESGTLSWQFFEPIVFTGVDEIFIMVTAPNGIATTTYEITVVSSDSAPHQITYNANGGHNPPALQETDQSGSFTVAAPPGVSRVRDGISMRFTGWNTERNGGGDSYNPGDTQNISADITLYAQWNVIGGTGPGGGFVFYDKENYDDGWRYMEVAKESAGTSVWLDVGGEQNPANVGHTLNVFGQGRHNSLLMQSHPDHVGSAAAVAAGYPSVQGYTDWFLPTKQELKEVFSNNKVPDTIPLMIDDTIWTSVQCTEIADVTFRNYPTGFANQGYNGAIATKRTVLPVRAFAGHDQRHVVVYHPNGATGTPPLDLNFYPSGSTATLLDKGELEGDFAGWHTHPEGNGEPYAAGSTLPITEDTVLYAQWNEE; the protein is encoded by the coding sequence ATGCAGCACATTAAACACCATATCGCCGTACTGACAGCAGTTCTTCTCCTCCTGGTTGGCTGCAGTTCCCCGTTCGGGGAGTCGGCGGGGGAGTCGCAGACTGGGGTCAGGGTGCGCCTGCAGGCATCGGGCAATTCCGGTGCAGGCAGCCGTACGGTGCTGCCGGACATCGGCGAGCAGAACCTGACCTGGCAGGTGACCATGACTCGTGATGAGGATGAACTGGAAAGAACAGCAACCGGCACCGGGGGCGCGGTGACCCTGACCGATCTACCCCCGGGCACCTACGATATTGTGGTCAAAGGCAGAAACTCCTCGGACGAAGTCGTCGCCACTGGGGATGAAAATGGCATAGTTGTCCAGCTTGGCCAGATGGAAGAGATTAATGTTCAGGTTGCCCTGGTCTCCGGAGATCCCGGCTCCTTCAGTCTGACGGTAGAGTTCCCCGCCAGCCTCGAGATTGACAGTATCTACGCCGTGCTGGAACCGCAGGGAGGTGGCGATGTGCATGAATTTACGGTCGATTCCTTCACATCCGACGGCAGCACCCGGCTTGCTATCCTGCAGCATGGAGACCTCGGCGCCGGCATGTATCATCTGTTTATGAACTTCCTCAACACGGATAATGAAACGGTCAGCATCTTCATCGAGGCCATTACTATCATAAATGGCCTGCATTCCGACCGCTGGGTCGGACCCGATGGCCAGCTGCTGGACCGCCGCAGCTTTTCCACCAGTGACTTCCAGAACACCAATTCACAGCTGGGCGGACTGGAGGTGTTTGGCGGCATCCTCGATCAGCCGTTTGATCCGGGTATTACTGAATATAATCTGATTAGCGTGGGATCAGATGTGCACCTTGTCTCATACTATGGGGATGCCGGACAACGGCTTACCAAGGAATCTAATGAATCAGGGACTCTCTCCTGGCAATTCTTTGAACCAATTGTATTCACTGGAGTCGATGAAATTTTTATTATGGTAACTGCACCCAATGGCATCGCAACAACTACCTACGAGATTACTGTTGTCAGCAGTGACAGCGCTCCTCACCAGATCACGTACAACGCCAATGGAGGCCATAATCCGCCTGCATTGCAGGAGACTGATCAATCCGGCAGTTTTACGGTTGCTGCGCCCCCCGGGGTTTCGCGTGTCCGCGACGGCATATCGATGCGCTTTACCGGCTGGAATACCGAGCGGAATGGCGGTGGGGACTCATATAATCCTGGTGACACCCAAAATATCTCTGCGGACATCACCCTCTACGCCCAGTGGAATGTGATCGGCGGTACCGGCCCGGGAGGCGGATTTGTATTCTACGACAAGGAAAATTACGACGATGGCTGGCGATATATGGAGGTCGCCAAGGAATCTGCAGGTACGAGTGTGTGGTTAGATGTAGGTGGCGAACAGAACCCGGCTAATGTCGGTCATACCCTCAATGTGTTCGGTCAAGGTCGGCATAATTCCCTATTAATGCAGTCTCATCCTGACCATGTAGGTAGTGCAGCAGCAGTGGCTGCTGGATACCCGTCTGTACAAGGTTACACTGACTGGTTTTTACCAACAAAGCAGGAGTTAAAAGAGGTTTTTAGTAATAACAAAGTCCCTGATACCATTCCTTTAATGATTGATGACACAATATGGACCAGTGTGCAATGTACTGAAATTGCTGACGTTACTTTTAGAAATTATCCTACAGGTTTTGCGAATCAAGGTTATAATGGAGCTATAGCCACAAAAAGAACCGTTCTCCCCGTTCGCGCCTTCGCCGGTCACGACCAGCGCCATGTGGTGGTATACCACCCCAATGGCGCCACGGGCACACCGCCGCTGGATCTGAACTTCTATCCGTCAGGGAGTACGGCAACCTTGCTTGATAAAGGCGAGTTAGAGGGGGATTTCGCCGGATGGCATACACATCCGGAAGGCAATGGTGAGCCATATGCAGCTGGCTCAACACTGCCAATTACTGAAGACACAGTACTCTACGCTCAATGGAATGAGGAATGA
- the rmuC gene encoding DNA recombination protein RmuC, giving the protein MGNYAWSAGAGAVVTGGVAGGADAVAAAGGAVALATAVVAAGLLGLLIGLVIGRAAGRRQGLRGGGPEQLLQQIQQRVDGLASVFEVPRYRGEAGEWLLERLLQDCLPPSAYQTQYGFRNGTRVDALVQLGDVSVGVDAKFPLESIKGWREGRITGRSRKAVLQHAEAIATRYILPDEGTMNFAMMYIPSEAVFSRLFADEGLLRGCLQLGVVPAAPSNLFLYLQTVSYGLRGMEFSRNFSRYASQFERIRLELGQLAELLATGRGHLRNLQRGYDAALQQLDAVQGRMEGL; this is encoded by the coding sequence ATGGGTAATTATGCATGGAGCGCAGGTGCGGGGGCTGTGGTGACGGGCGGTGTGGCCGGCGGGGCCGATGCAGTCGCTGCGGCCGGCGGAGCAGTGGCCTTGGCGACGGCGGTGGTGGCGGCCGGGCTACTGGGGCTGCTGATCGGGTTGGTAATCGGGCGTGCCGCGGGGCGGCGGCAGGGTTTGCGGGGCGGCGGTCCGGAGCAGCTTCTGCAGCAGATTCAGCAGCGGGTAGACGGGCTGGCCTCGGTGTTCGAGGTGCCGCGCTATCGGGGCGAGGCCGGGGAATGGCTGCTGGAGCGGCTCTTGCAGGACTGTCTGCCGCCCTCTGCCTACCAGACACAGTACGGGTTTCGCAATGGTACCCGGGTAGATGCCCTGGTGCAGCTGGGGGATGTCTCGGTCGGGGTAGATGCCAAGTTCCCGCTGGAGTCGATCAAGGGCTGGCGCGAGGGCAGGATTACCGGCAGGTCGCGCAAGGCGGTACTGCAGCACGCCGAGGCTATTGCGACCAGGTACATCCTGCCAGACGAGGGCACGATGAACTTTGCGATGATGTATATTCCGAGCGAGGCAGTGTTCTCCCGGCTGTTTGCCGACGAGGGGCTGCTGCGCGGATGCCTGCAGCTGGGTGTCGTCCCGGCGGCCCCGAGCAATCTGTTTCTGTATCTGCAGACGGTGAGCTATGGCCTGCGGGGTATGGAGTTTTCCCGGAACTTCTCCCGCTATGCCAGCCAGTTCGAGCGCATTCGGCTGGAACTGGGACAGCTGGCAGAGCTGCTGGCAACCGGCCGCGGACACCTGCGTAATCTGCAGCGCGGCTACGATGCTGCCCTGCAGCAGCTTGATGCAGTACAGGGACGAATGGAGGGGTTATGA
- a CDS encoding adenylate/guanylate cyclase domain-containing protein, which produces MKQNKQQNSNRRVRRPLVVKLIGIISLIVLVSMGLVTGLATWFFSEDSRVRAEEQNLVMSEVLGYQFESELRSVHAGALALLDTVREFGADPAVERIALANYFDRNPEVAYIGVPGEAGFFNPGFFTAWELERGVVNVLLERTAEAVEQAAAGETLVRNASPLFGLPAALLAVPYRDMGSDNAMIVVFSTERLQEIVQSGSPHTTFAVTGEGELLAHPEFDLVELGVDLSDTPLVGEALGSTADTMQIRYRSEDGVDSFGAFRKLGFGRLTVASSIPGTMVQEAALAVVRQNLYLTGIVLLLSMLAVWFFSKTVSRPVMALVRGARQIEAGDFELDLVPSTRDELGLLTESFVQMGQGLAERERIKDTFGKFVNKEVAEQALRGQLALGGTRRTATIFFSDIRSFTAISEQLDPEAVVEFLNEYMTLMVDCVERTHGVVDKFIGDAIMAVWGAPLTQGSPEADALLAIRATLLMRKLLLQFNRDRGGEGRPIIRIGCGLNTGDCLAGQIGSAQRMEYTVIGDAVNLASRIEALNKPLGTDILISEHTWELVREHVIVEPMPPIKVKGKTAPLKIYAVVNMHGVKGPQSIADLRRLLGLRAPQAGLDLSKEEAKYEILPE; this is translated from the coding sequence ATGAAACAGAATAAACAACAGAACAGCAATCGCCGGGTGCGGCGGCCGCTGGTGGTCAAGCTGATCGGGATTATCTCGCTGATTGTGCTGGTCTCGATGGGGCTGGTGACGGGGCTGGCGACCTGGTTTTTCTCGGAGGATTCGCGGGTACGGGCCGAGGAGCAGAACCTGGTAATGAGCGAGGTGCTGGGGTATCAGTTCGAGAGTGAGCTGCGCTCGGTGCATGCTGGGGCGCTGGCGCTGCTGGATACGGTGCGCGAGTTCGGAGCGGATCCGGCGGTGGAGCGGATTGCGCTGGCGAACTACTTCGATCGCAACCCGGAGGTGGCCTATATCGGGGTGCCGGGCGAGGCGGGCTTCTTTAACCCGGGGTTCTTTACGGCCTGGGAGCTGGAGCGCGGGGTGGTGAATGTCTTGCTGGAACGCACTGCCGAGGCTGTCGAGCAGGCGGCGGCGGGCGAGACCCTGGTGCGCAATGCCAGCCCGCTGTTCGGGCTGCCGGCGGCGCTGCTGGCGGTGCCGTATCGGGACATGGGCAGCGACAACGCCATGATAGTGGTGTTTTCTACCGAACGACTGCAGGAAATCGTGCAGAGCGGTTCGCCCCATACCACCTTTGCGGTAACCGGCGAGGGCGAGCTGCTGGCACATCCGGAGTTCGATCTGGTGGAGTTGGGGGTGGATTTGAGCGATACCCCGCTGGTAGGCGAGGCCTTGGGCAGCACGGCCGATACCATGCAGATACGCTATCGCAGCGAGGATGGTGTGGACAGCTTCGGGGCGTTTCGCAAGCTGGGGTTCGGTCGCCTGACAGTGGCGTCCAGCATTCCCGGCACCATGGTGCAGGAGGCGGCCCTGGCGGTTGTGCGGCAGAATCTGTACCTGACCGGTATTGTGCTGCTGCTGTCGATGCTGGCGGTGTGGTTCTTCTCCAAAACGGTCAGTCGCCCGGTGATGGCGCTGGTGCGGGGGGCACGGCAGATCGAGGCGGGGGATTTCGAGCTGGATCTGGTGCCGTCCACCCGTGACGAGCTGGGGCTGCTGACCGAGAGCTTTGTGCAGATGGGGCAGGGGCTGGCCGAGCGCGAGCGCATCAAGGATACCTTCGGCAAGTTTGTAAACAAAGAGGTGGCCGAGCAGGCCCTGCGCGGTCAGCTGGCACTGGGGGGAACCCGGCGTACGGCTACCATTTTCTTCTCGGATATCCGCTCCTTTACGGCAATCAGTGAGCAGCTGGATCCGGAAGCGGTGGTGGAGTTTCTGAACGAGTACATGACCCTGATGGTCGACTGTGTGGAACGAACCCATGGGGTGGTCGACAAATTTATCGGGGATGCGATCATGGCGGTGTGGGGTGCCCCGCTTACCCAGGGCTCGCCCGAGGCCGATGCCCTGCTGGCAATTCGCGCCACCCTGCTGATGCGCAAGCTGCTGCTGCAGTTTAATCGCGACCGGGGGGGAGAGGGCAGGCCGATTATCCGCATTGGCTGCGGATTGAATACCGGCGACTGCCTGGCCGGGCAGATTGGCTCGGCACAGCGTATGGAGTACACGGTTATCGGGGATGCGGTAAACCTTGCCAGCCGGATCGAGGCCCTGAACAAGCCGTTGGGGACCGATATCCTTATCTCGGAGCATACCTGGGAGCTGGTCAGGGAGCATGTAATCGTCGAGCCGATGCCGCCAATCAAGGTAAAGGGCAAGACCGCACCACTCAAGATCTACGCGGTGGTGAACATGCATGGGGTCAAGGGGCCGCAGAGTATTGCCGATCTGCGTCGACTGCTGGGGCTGCGGGCCCCGCAGGCCGGGCTGGATCTGAGCAAGGAAGAAGCAAAGTATGAGATTCTCCCGGAGTGA
- a CDS encoding Hsp20/alpha crystallin family protein gives MNLVTWNSPMRALQDWEQDLDRLFESFLMDRGGRWSDVYPRLDVVEREDAYDIYADLPGVRREDVDVSLTSNVLTIKGTRHSETREKEAGVTREESGSFERSITLPEGIDGEKVAARMENGVLSLHIPKSAAATARKIQISDAAGK, from the coding sequence ATGAATCTGGTAACATGGAACAGCCCGATGCGGGCACTGCAGGACTGGGAACAGGATCTGGATCGCCTGTTCGAGAGTTTTCTGATGGATCGGGGCGGTCGCTGGAGCGATGTGTATCCGCGGCTGGATGTGGTCGAGCGCGAGGATGCCTATGACATCTATGCCGATCTGCCGGGGGTACGTCGCGAGGATGTGGATGTGTCGCTGACCAGCAATGTGCTGACCATTAAAGGCACCCGCCACAGCGAGACCCGCGAGAAGGAAGCAGGGGTAACCCGGGAAGAGAGCGGGAGCTTTGAGCGCTCCATCACCCTGCCGGAGGGGATTGACGGCGAGAAGGTAGCGGCACGAATGGAAAACGGGGTGCTGAGTCTGCACATTCCCAAGAGTGCGGCGGCTACTGCACGCAAGATCCAGATCAGCGATGCGGCCGGGAAGTAA
- a CDS encoding aldose epimerase family protein, whose product MEITKDRFGSAFDGTPVDIITISNSSGITLQCMSYGATLVSLKMPGRDGKLSDLVLGFDSFDDYLKPHPYLGATIGRVAGRISKAQFSIGPRTFTLERNDGSNHLHGGRNGFDKVIWTPRIFGDGDEVGVTFSRTSPDGEEGYPGKLDVEVTYALNDRNELAIRYRAESSKATPVNLTNHTYWNLGGNGSILNHKLRINSKKYLPVDDNTIPMGDILETDGTPMDFSSAHPIGRDIKLVPGGYDHCYVLPEAETRLRPAAILNHPESGRTMEVYTTKPGLQLYTANKLRDVVGKHGIHYGKHSGVCLETMYFPDSVNQHDFPGIILRPKEEYHHETVHRFSIR is encoded by the coding sequence ATGGAAATAACAAAAGACAGATTCGGTTCCGCGTTCGATGGAACCCCGGTAGATATCATTACCATCTCCAACAGCAGCGGGATTACCCTGCAGTGTATGTCCTACGGGGCTACCCTGGTGTCCCTCAAGATGCCCGGCCGCGACGGCAAACTGAGCGATCTGGTACTTGGCTTCGACAGTTTCGATGACTATCTCAAGCCCCACCCGTATCTCGGGGCCACCATCGGGCGGGTCGCCGGGCGCATCAGCAAGGCGCAGTTCTCCATCGGCCCGCGCACCTTTACCCTGGAGCGTAACGACGGCAGCAACCATCTGCATGGCGGCCGCAACGGGTTTGACAAGGTAATCTGGACACCCCGGATCTTTGGCGACGGCGACGAGGTAGGCGTGACCTTCTCGCGCACCAGTCCCGACGGCGAGGAGGGGTACCCCGGCAAGCTCGATGTAGAGGTAACCTACGCCCTGAACGACCGCAACGAGCTGGCTATCCGCTACCGTGCCGAATCCTCCAAAGCGACCCCGGTCAACCTTACCAACCACACCTACTGGAATCTGGGCGGCAACGGCTCCATCCTCAATCACAAGCTGCGCATTAACTCCAAAAAATACCTGCCGGTAGATGACAACACCATCCCGATGGGCGACATCCTGGAAACCGACGGCACCCCCATGGATTTTTCCAGCGCCCACCCGATCGGCCGTGATATCAAGCTGGTTCCCGGCGGCTACGACCACTGCTATGTCCTGCCCGAAGCCGAAACCCGACTGCGCCCGGCAGCCATCCTGAACCACCCCGAGTCCGGCCGCACCATGGAGGTCTACACCACCAAGCCCGGGCTGCAGCTGTACACCGCCAACAAGCTGCGGGATGTGGTCGGCAAACACGGCATCCACTACGGCAAACACTCCGGCGTCTGCCTGGAGACCATGTACTTTCCCGACTCGGTAAATCAGCACGACTTTCCCGGGATTATCCTGCGCCCCAAGGAAGAGTACCACCACGAAACGGTACACCGCTTCTCGATCCGGTAG